A window of the Cystobacter fuscus genome harbors these coding sequences:
- the nth gene encoding endonuclease III has translation MRAIEVLERLEHAMPDVRIELDYRTPLELLVAVILSAQCTDKRVNLVTPALFQRFPDAAAYASASVEEVEPFIQSCGLYRAKAKNLVAAARALVAEHGGEVPRSRAVLETLPGVGRKTAGVVCIHLGGDDAFPVDTHVKRLAFRLGFTRHVDPDKVEMDMQALLPSERWMKGHQLLVWHGRRTCFARSPACERCPVAPLCPKKGVKGVAL, from the coding sequence ATGCGGGCGATCGAGGTGTTGGAGCGGCTGGAGCACGCCATGCCGGACGTGCGCATCGAGCTGGACTATCGCACTCCGTTGGAGTTGTTGGTGGCCGTCATCCTGTCCGCCCAGTGCACGGACAAGCGGGTGAACCTCGTCACCCCGGCCCTCTTCCAGCGCTTCCCGGACGCGGCCGCCTACGCGAGCGCGAGCGTGGAAGAGGTGGAGCCCTTCATCCAGTCGTGCGGCCTGTACCGCGCCAAGGCGAAGAACCTCGTCGCGGCGGCCCGGGCGCTGGTGGCGGAACATGGCGGCGAGGTGCCGCGCTCGCGCGCCGTCCTGGAGACGCTGCCCGGCGTGGGCCGCAAGACGGCTGGCGTGGTGTGCATCCACCTGGGCGGCGATGACGCCTTTCCCGTGGACACCCACGTGAAGCGGCTGGCGTTCCGGCTCGGGTTCACCCGTCACGTGGATCCCGACAAGGTGGAGATGGACATGCAGGCACTGCTGCCCTCGGAGCGGTGGATGAAGGGCCACCAGCTCCTCGTGTGGCATGGGCGCAGGACGTGCTTCGCGCGCTCGCCCGCATGCGAGCGCTGTCCCGTGGCGCCGCTCTGCCCGAAAAAGGGCGTGAAGGGCGTGGCCCTCTAG
- a CDS encoding M23 family metallopeptidase: MRRLAPFLLLVASACAHPGAREKMSFDELYSDPAPYPSGPDPGDASVRRDTGARAGATASRQAPESPELRAALASFVNQARASRTQVSQGSSMPDAQVINWRRMNGFLDEFLRRPARKTSSLDVVRTRTTLEAELELDARAYGDIPAELADAVLSRMDALAMRMAELRRPSTRAAPKRLSLSWPVEPVIVTSVFGSRLHPILGTERDHQGVDLAAKAGQLVTAAAQGVVLRAGWNGGHGNQVIVQHDGNVTTRYSHLSRLLVVPGDVVEEGDVLGTAGRTGMATGVHVHFELWRDGEPSDPLDVMGPTESGELPSFVQHESLPDSRKRQGRRPLGRRPL, translated from the coding sequence TTGCGTCGTCTGGCCCCTTTCCTGCTGCTCGTCGCATCGGCGTGCGCCCATCCGGGCGCGCGCGAGAAGATGAGCTTCGATGAGCTGTACTCGGATCCCGCGCCCTATCCCTCGGGCCCGGACCCGGGGGACGCGTCCGTGCGCCGGGACACGGGCGCCCGTGCTGGGGCCACCGCCTCGAGGCAGGCGCCCGAGTCCCCGGAGCTGCGGGCCGCCCTGGCCTCCTTCGTCAATCAGGCGCGCGCCTCGCGCACCCAGGTGTCCCAGGGCAGCTCCATGCCGGACGCCCAGGTCATCAACTGGCGGCGGATGAACGGCTTTCTGGACGAGTTCCTGCGCCGCCCCGCGCGCAAGACGTCCTCGTTGGACGTGGTGCGCACCCGCACGACGTTGGAGGCCGAGCTGGAATTGGACGCGCGCGCCTACGGGGACATCCCCGCGGAGCTGGCCGACGCGGTGCTCTCCCGGATGGACGCGCTCGCGATGCGCATGGCCGAGCTGCGCCGCCCGTCCACCCGCGCCGCGCCGAAGCGGCTCTCGCTGAGCTGGCCGGTGGAGCCCGTCATCGTCACCAGTGTCTTCGGCAGCCGGCTGCACCCCATTCTCGGCACGGAGCGCGACCACCAGGGGGTGGATCTCGCGGCCAAGGCGGGCCAGCTCGTGACCGCCGCGGCCCAGGGCGTGGTGCTGCGCGCCGGGTGGAATGGCGGGCACGGCAACCAGGTCATCGTCCAGCACGACGGCAACGTCACCACCCGCTACAGCCACCTGTCGCGGCTGCTGGTGGTGCCCGGAGACGTGGTGGAGGAGGGCGACGTGCTGGGCACGGCCGGCAGGACGGGCATGGCCACCGGGGTGCACGTGCACTTCGAGCTGTGGCGTGACGGCGAGCCGAGCGATCCGCTCGACGTCATGGGCCCCACCGAGTCGGGAGAACTGCCGTCCTTCGTCCAGCACGAGTCGCTTCCGGACTCCCGGAAACGACAAGGGCGCCGTCCTCTCGGACGACGCCCTCTCTGA
- the def gene encoding peptide deformylase — MVREILIWPDPVLKQKARPVARVDDTVRTLIRDMFETMYAAQGVGLAAPQVGVLQRVIVLDTRPSQPESQPLAMINPELIALEGKATYHESCLSIPGESEDVERAAVVTVRYLDEEGREQTRVCDGLLAIAVQHETDHLDGTVYVDHVSSLKREFIRKRMKRAKASRETRPSA; from the coding sequence ATGGTCCGAGAAATCCTCATCTGGCCCGATCCCGTCCTGAAGCAGAAGGCCCGGCCAGTGGCCCGCGTGGACGACACCGTGCGCACGCTGATCCGGGACATGTTCGAGACGATGTACGCCGCCCAGGGCGTGGGGCTCGCCGCGCCGCAGGTGGGCGTGTTGCAGCGGGTCATCGTCCTGGACACGCGTCCGAGCCAGCCCGAGTCCCAGCCGCTGGCGATGATCAACCCGGAGCTCATCGCGCTGGAGGGCAAGGCCACCTACCACGAGAGCTGCCTGTCCATCCCCGGCGAGTCCGAGGACGTGGAGCGCGCGGCGGTGGTGACGGTGCGCTACCTCGACGAGGAGGGCCGCGAGCAGACGCGCGTGTGTGACGGGCTGCTGGCGATCGCCGTGCAGCACGAGACGGACCACCTCGATGGCACCGTCTACGTGGACCACGTCTCCTCGCTCAAGCGCGAGTTCATCCGCAAGCGGATGAAGCGCGCGAAGGCGTCGCGCGAGACCCGGCCGTCGGCCTAG
- a CDS encoding threonine aldolase family protein produces MKPIDLRSDTVTKPTAAMRRAMAEADVGDDIYGEDPTVRRLEERIAEVLGLPAALYVPSGTQANQIAMGLHCRQGDEVLAEANSHIFHYESGALSGLWGVQPAPLAGAHGLVSAEQVTAAVRTDFVGPRSRLLSLENTHNRSGGRVWPLALFRSVVEAGRKAGLAVHLDGARLFNAAVATGMPASAWASLTDSTAVCFSKGLGAPVGSAILGSREFIEEARRLRKRLGGAMRQVGILAAGALYALEHHVERLAEDHVHARRLAAGLAELPGVKVTPSQVETNMVVAEFPLPVREMLGKLAAHGVLAGSTGTGPHAVRLVTHLDVSSTDIDEALVRIRRALAG; encoded by the coding sequence ATGAAGCCCATCGACTTGCGCTCCGATACCGTGACGAAGCCCACCGCCGCCATGCGCCGTGCCATGGCCGAGGCCGACGTCGGGGACGACATCTACGGCGAGGACCCCACGGTGCGCCGGCTGGAGGAGCGCATCGCCGAGGTGCTGGGGCTGCCCGCCGCGCTCTACGTGCCCTCGGGCACCCAGGCCAATCAGATCGCCATGGGGCTGCACTGCCGCCAGGGCGACGAGGTGCTCGCCGAGGCCAACAGCCACATCTTCCACTACGAGAGCGGGGCGCTGTCGGGGCTGTGGGGCGTCCAGCCGGCGCCGCTGGCCGGGGCCCATGGGCTCGTGTCCGCCGAGCAGGTGACGGCGGCGGTGCGCACGGACTTCGTCGGTCCGCGCTCGCGGCTGTTGTCGCTGGAGAACACGCACAACCGCAGTGGGGGCCGGGTGTGGCCGCTCGCGCTCTTCCGGAGCGTGGTGGAGGCGGGGCGCAAGGCGGGGCTGGCGGTGCACCTGGATGGCGCGCGCCTCTTCAACGCCGCGGTGGCCACGGGCATGCCGGCCTCCGCCTGGGCCTCGCTCACCGACAGCACGGCGGTGTGCTTCTCCAAGGGCCTGGGCGCCCCGGTGGGCTCGGCCATCCTGGGCTCGCGTGAGTTCATCGAGGAGGCGCGGCGGCTGCGCAAACGGCTGGGCGGGGCCATGCGCCAGGTGGGCATCCTCGCCGCCGGGGCGCTGTACGCGCTGGAGCACCACGTGGAGCGGCTCGCCGAGGACCATGTCCACGCGCGCCGGCTCGCGGCGGGGCTGGCGGAGTTGCCCGGAGTGAAGGTGACGCCGAGCCAGGTGGAGACGAACATGGTGGTCGCCGAGTTCCCCCTCCCCGTGCGCGAGATGCTCGGCAAGCTGGCGGCCCATGGCGTGCTCGCTGGCTCCACGGGCACGGGGCCCCACGCGGTGCGACTGGTGACCCACCTGGATGTGTCGTCCACGGACATCGACGAGGCGCTCGTGCGCATCCGCCGGGCGCTGGCTGGCTGA
- a CDS encoding alpha/beta fold hydrolase, translated as MARWVPWVVAAVLVLGALNVLWILLVRWWYRPRVPPPELLKTRCQDGWELSVYLRRAPTRRFEEPVLLCHGLAANRYTFDFEPPYSLSHVLAEEGFDCFIVEWRGIGGSRRPPPGKRWPDATVDDLVAQDGPALIDLALARTGARRAFWVGHSLGGLVGYAVAQGPHAHKLAGLLALGSSVFFPPDKLIRRLIRLGNRAAWPRGLRNEWFSQTLAPFLGYVTLPLSDLIINPKHIPPAIQRKVYANMMASMSRNVLRQFQDWIDHDAFRSFDGSVDWRAGLAKLTLPVLVMGGSQDRLAPPKNLRAQYELLGCSDKQLYIFGAERGDKMDYGHGDLLFGTGVAHEVHYETRAWLISHATHLSVPEETPDSSARSA; from the coding sequence ATGGCGCGGTGGGTCCCATGGGTGGTGGCGGCCGTACTCGTCCTGGGGGCGCTCAACGTCCTCTGGATACTGCTCGTGCGCTGGTGGTACCGCCCGCGTGTCCCCCCACCCGAGCTGCTCAAGACCCGGTGCCAGGACGGCTGGGAGCTGAGCGTGTACCTGCGCCGGGCCCCCACCCGGCGCTTCGAGGAGCCCGTCCTGCTGTGCCATGGGCTGGCCGCCAACCGCTACACCTTCGACTTCGAGCCCCCCTACTCCCTCTCCCACGTCCTCGCGGAGGAGGGCTTCGACTGCTTCATCGTGGAGTGGCGGGGCATCGGGGGTTCGCGGCGCCCGCCCCCGGGAAAGCGCTGGCCGGACGCCACCGTGGATGACCTCGTCGCCCAGGATGGACCGGCGCTCATCGACCTGGCGCTCGCCCGCACGGGCGCCCGGCGGGCCTTCTGGGTCGGCCACTCGCTGGGGGGACTGGTGGGCTACGCGGTGGCGCAGGGCCCCCACGCCCACAAGCTCGCGGGCCTGCTCGCGCTCGGCTCCTCGGTGTTCTTCCCCCCCGACAAGCTCATCCGCCGGCTCATCCGCCTGGGCAACCGGGCCGCGTGGCCGCGGGGCCTGCGCAACGAGTGGTTCAGCCAGACCCTGGCGCCCTTCCTCGGCTACGTCACCCTCCCCCTGTCCGACCTCATCATCAACCCCAAGCACATCCCCCCGGCCATCCAGCGCAAGGTGTACGCCAACATGATGGCGTCGATGAGCCGCAACGTGCTGCGTCAGTTCCAGGATTGGATCGACCATGACGCGTTCCGCTCGTTCGACGGGAGCGTGGACTGGCGCGCGGGGCTGGCGAAGCTGACGCTGCCGGTGCTGGTGATGGGGGGGAGCCAGGATCGACTGGCCCCCCCGAAGAACCTGCGTGCCCAGTACGAGCTGCTCGGCTGCTCCGACAAGCAGCTCTACATCTTCGGCGCCGAGCGCGGCGACAAGATGGACTACGGGCACGGTGACCTGCTCTTCGGCACGGGCGTGGCCCACGAGGTCCACTACGAGACGCGCGCCTGGCTCATCTCCCACGCCACGCACCTGAGCGTGCCGGAGGAGACCCCGGACAGCTCCGCCCGCTCAGCGTGA
- a CDS encoding HU family DNA-binding protein translates to MTKAELVEVVAAQSRLTKKSAAEILDIVFANIGKAVKKDQRFSYPGFGTWSVRSRKARKIRNPQTNEMMKLKASKTVGFRPAKELKNSL, encoded by the coding sequence ATGACCAAGGCAGAGCTCGTGGAGGTGGTGGCGGCGCAGTCGCGGCTGACGAAGAAGTCGGCGGCGGAGATTCTCGACATCGTCTTCGCCAACATCGGCAAGGCGGTGAAGAAGGACCAGCGCTTCAGCTACCCGGGCTTCGGCACGTGGTCGGTTCGCTCTCGCAAGGCGCGGAAGATCCGCAACCCGCAGACCAACGAGATGATGAAGCTCAAGGCATCGAAGACGGTGGGCTTCCGGCCCGCCAAGGAACTGAAGAACTCGTTGTAG